One window of Buchnera aphidicola genomic DNA carries:
- a CDS encoding glycine--tRNA ligase subunit alpha, giving the protein MSTYKDSFNEILQKLQHFWSQNTCTILQPLDISIGAGTFHYHTFFNVLKKKKVAVAYIQPTRRPSDGRYTDIPNRLQHYYQFQVLMKPAPDHIQRLYLRSLAKIGVNISHNDIRFIEDNWENPTLGASGLGWEVRLNGMEITQITYFQQMGGLNCDQSTIEITYGLERIAMHIQKVNNIFDILWSDAKNKKTKYSDIFIDHEKEHSSYNFEFSNSKILTKLFDIHAKEAARLIQLPNPLCIPAYEHMLYAIHYFNLLDCKKILSTTDRTDHILKIRKKIKQIAIQYINNYMKE; this is encoded by the coding sequence CTTTTGGAGTCAAAACACCTGTACTATTCTACAACCATTAGATATTTCTATCGGCGCAGGGACATTTCATTATCATACATTTTTCAACGTTTTAAAAAAAAAAAAAGTCGCTGTAGCGTATATTCAGCCGACTAGAAGACCGTCTGACGGGAGGTATACTGATATACCTAATCGCTTACAGCATTACTATCAATTTCAAGTCTTGATGAAACCCGCTCCCGATCACATTCAACGTTTATATCTCCGTTCTTTAGCAAAAATTGGTGTTAACATAAGTCATAACGACATTCGATTTATAGAAGATAATTGGGAAAACCCAACCTTAGGAGCATCAGGCTTAGGGTGGGAGGTGCGATTAAATGGAATGGAAATCACCCAAATAACATATTTTCAGCAGATGGGTGGACTTAACTGCGATCAATCAACTATAGAAATTACTTATGGGCTAGAAAGAATTGCGATGCACATACAAAAGGTTAATAATATTTTTGATATCTTGTGGAGCGATGCAAAAAACAAAAAAACAAAATATTCTGATATATTTATAGATCATGAAAAAGAACACTCATCTTATAATTTTGAATTCTCTAATAGTAAAATATTAACAAAATTATTTGATATACACGCAAAAGAAGCCGCGCGACTCATACAATTGCCGAATCCTCTATGCATTCCAGCATACGAGCATATGCTATATGCTATTCATTATTTTAATTTATTAGATTGTAAAAAAATATTGTCTACTACTGATCGAACAGATCATATTTTAAAGATACGTAAAAAAATAAAACAAATCGCTATACAATATATAAATAATTATATGAAAGAGTAA